The genomic window TTTTATCACCGGGGTTGATATCCGGGTGATATTGATGCGCCAGTCGTCGGTAAGAGGCTTTAATATCGGTAAAAGAAGCTCCCGACCTTAAACCCAATAAACGGTAGCAATCTCCAAGATCCATTTTGATCTATTAGTGGTGAATATTCGGCTATCAGCTATGATCTGCCAACCGAAAGTTTTAATAATATTGAATAATCTTATATTTTATAGTTCATATTTGACAGATTTAGTTAAGTCTTGGGAATTAGTCCTCAACAGTTATCTGTGAAGAGTGAACAGTTATCAACTGACTGGTAACTGTTCACTCTTCACTCTTCACTGATTTTAACAAAGTATAGGGGTTTAAGTCCCCGGCTTCTATCAAGCCGCAAGTGTTGTGGCGGGGTTTAAATCCCCGTTACAACACGTAATTGCGTTAGCGGAGCGGGGCGGGAGCATCGTTGCGAATTGCGAATTGCGAATTGCGAATTGGTTTAAGTCTCCTCTGCTCCCTCAATCCTAAACGCGGTCTTCAATCACACGGTCAATTAAACCGTATTCTTTTGCCTCGTGGGCGGACATGAAAAAGTCCCGATCCATGTCTTTTTCAATCTTGGCTAGGGTTTGACCAGTATTGTCAGCATAAATTTGATTTAGCTGGTGACGAATTCGGATAATTTCTCTGGCTTCGATCTCGATATCGGTAGCTTGTCCACGAGTCCCGCCGGAGGGTTGGTGAATCATAATTCGGGAATGAGGTAATGCTAGGCGTTTACCTTTGCTACCAGTCGCCAACAAGAAAGAACCCATCGAAGCTGCTAAACCGACACAAATTGTTACTACCTCAGATTTGATGTACTGCATCGTGTCGTAAATTGCTAAACCTGCGGTGACAGATCCACCAGGGGAATTAATATACAGATAAATCGGTTTGGTTTGATCGTCAGAATCTAAATAGAGCAAATAAGCAACGATCGCATTAGCGATACCGTCATCTACTTCCTCTGTCAAAAAAATAATTCGCTCCCGAAATAGACGATCTTCGAGATCGATCCATTGCTCATAACTACTACCAGGGAGGCGATAAGGAACTTTGGGAATACCAATAGGCATAGGACAATTTGGGTAAAGACTAGAAGATAAAATTGTAGATTTTCGGTAAAGTTTGAGAGACCAGAGTCTAGGATTTAGATCAAGCCAGAATAGAATTTTCCAACTGTTTGGTACTTTCCAAAACCCGATCAATTAACCCGTATTCTTTGGCTTCCTGGGGAGTCATATAGAAAATACGTTCACTATCTTTCGCAATTTTTTGAGTTGATTGTCCCGTATTTTGGGAGAAAATATCAAGAATTACGGCTCTTTTCTTTAATACTTCTTCCGCATTAACTTGAATATCTGTTGCTTGGCCTTGCGTTCCGACCCGGAACTGAGTAAGTGCGATATTGGCGTGAGGTAAACTCACCCGTTTTCCTTTCGCTCCAGATGATAGAATCAAGGCTGCCATGCCAACTGCTTGACCGAAACAGATCGTGACAATTTCTGACTTGATATACTGCATTGTGTCATAAATTGCCAAACAAGCTTTAATTGACATCATTCCAGATGCTTCATTTATGCTGCCATCTAGGACAGGATCACCCAGGGAATTGATGTAAAGGTAGATTGGTTTGCTCTGATCCTCTGATTCTAGATACAGGATTGTAGAAATGAGGGAATTTGCCAAAGACGTAGTGAATGGCTGATTTAAGAAGAGAATTCGCTCCTGAGCCATGCGCTGACCAATAGTAACCCATTGCCAGGAATTACTAGCAGGAATGTTATAAGGAACGCGAAGTTCTGAATCAACAGGCATAGGGATAATAGGAAAAGATTAGGAATGATTAGAAGCAATTTAAGTCAGGACTGGTATAGCCTTGGGCAGATCCTTCATACTTTCTAGGACGATATCAATTAGCCCATACTCTTTCGCTTCTTGAGGAGTCAAATAGAACATCCGCTCAGTGTCTTTAGCAATTTTTTCAGGAGTCTGTCCACTATTCTTGGAGAAAATATCTAGGATAGTGGCCTTGTTTGCTAAAACTTCCTTCGCATAAATTTGAATATCTGTTGCTTGTCCCCGTGTACCACTGCGAGGTTGATTAAGTACAATGGTCGCATGAGGCAAACTAGCTCGATAGCCTTTAGTTCCGGCTGATAGAATCAGTGCGGCTGTGCCAATTGCCTGACCTATGCAAATTGTATGTACGGGGGTTTTGATATACTCTATGGTGTCGCAGATGGCAAACGCTTCCGTTTCATAGCCAATCGCATCCCCTGTATACCAGGATGTACCAGTTGAATTGATATAAAAGAAAATTGGCTTGTCTGGATTGTCAAATTTCAGATAGAGTAACTGAGCAATAATCAACTTTGTTACGTCAACCCCCATTTGACGTTTATATTCATCTGCTGAAACCAGGGGACTCCCCAGATAGACAATTCGCTCCTTCAGTAGTAGGGAGGCTAAATCTGGTGGTGGTGTTCTGTAGGAGCTGTCGCCGTAGTAAGGGGCTTGAACAGCCTTGACGGGGGAAGTTTCCATAGCAACTGATCGCCTGATATTGTGCCGTTAACTGTAATACATCCTAGCGCGATGCTCGCTATCTTCAAGTGCGGTTTTCTCGCTAATTAGCAAGACAGCTGGGCATCTGCCAATGGGTGGCTTCTAAGATATTCTGAATATATTATCTGACAATATATTAATGGATTGCTTTAATTAAGTTTTCCGTAGCACTAGTGTAATGATTTGAAGTTATTCAAGAATATGTAAGACAAGTTCCCTTACCCATGTTTGTTAATTATCCTGGAAATTTTGGGTTGTCAGTAACCCAGGCCTAAAGGGACTGAGCTTGTAAGAGAAATCAAGCAAGCTGTACTGACCCGTCTAAGTCAAAACTTGACTACGTTTTTTGAGTCACGACA from Nostoc sp. UHCC 0870 includes these protein-coding regions:
- a CDS encoding ATP-dependent Clp protease proteolytic subunit; this translates as MPIGIPKVPYRLPGSSYEQWIDLEDRLFRERIIFLTEEVDDGIANAIVAYLLYLDSDDQTKPIYLYINSPGGSVTAGLAIYDTMQYIKSEVVTICVGLAASMGSFLLATGSKGKRLALPHSRIMIHQPSGGTRGQATDIEIEAREIIRIRHQLNQIYADNTGQTLAKIEKDMDRDFFMSAHEAKEYGLIDRVIEDRV
- a CDS encoding ATP-dependent Clp protease proteolytic subunit, encoding MPVDSELRVPYNIPASNSWQWVTIGQRMAQERILFLNQPFTTSLANSLISTILYLESEDQSKPIYLYINSLGDPVLDGSINEASGMMSIKACLAIYDTMQYIKSEIVTICFGQAVGMAALILSSGAKGKRVSLPHANIALTQFRVGTQGQATDIQVNAEEVLKKRAVILDIFSQNTGQSTQKIAKDSERIFYMTPQEAKEYGLIDRVLESTKQLENSILA
- a CDS encoding ATP-dependent Clp protease proteolytic subunit; this encodes METSPVKAVQAPYYGDSSYRTPPPDLASLLLKERIVYLGSPLVSADEYKRQMGVDVTKLIIAQLLYLKFDNPDKPIFFYINSTGTSWYTGDAIGYETEAFAICDTIEYIKTPVHTICIGQAIGTAALILSAGTKGYRASLPHATIVLNQPRSGTRGQATDIQIYAKEVLANKATILDIFSKNSGQTPEKIAKDTERMFYLTPQEAKEYGLIDIVLESMKDLPKAIPVLT